The following proteins are co-located in the Eleginops maclovinus isolate JMC-PN-2008 ecotype Puerto Natales chromosome 1, JC_Emac_rtc_rv5, whole genome shotgun sequence genome:
- the bcas2 gene encoding pre-mRNA-splicing factor SPF27: MAGTASVAGEVFVDALPYFDQGYDATGVREAAAALVEEETRRYRPTKNYLSYLTTPDFSTFETEIMRNEFERLAARQPMDLLSMKRYELPAPSAGQKNDITAWQECVNNSMAQLEHQAVRIDNLELMSQYGTNAWKVYNDNLAFMIEIAQKELQKFRKQIQDLNWQRKNDQLAGGAKLRELESNWVSLVSKNFEIERAIVQLENEVTQLRQQQGDENKENIRQDF; the protein is encoded by the exons ATGGCCGGGACGGCTTCAGTAGCTGGTGAAGTGTTTGTCGATGCCTTGCCATATTTTGACCAAGGTTACGATGCAACAGGTGTGCGAGAAGCG GCTGCAGCGCTGGTGGAAGAGGAGACTAGGAGATACAGACCGACCAAGAACTACCTGAGCTACCTCACCACACCTGACTTCTCTACTTTTGAG ACAGAAATTATGAGAAATGAATTTGAGCGGTTGGCGGCTCGGCAGCCAATGGATCTCCTGAGCATGAAGAG ATATGAGCTTCCAGCACCATCAGCAGGACAGAAGAATGACATCACAGCCTGGCAGGAGTGCGTGAATAACTCCATGGCCCAGCTAGAGCACCAGGCGGTCCGAATTGACAATCTGGAGCTCATGTCGCAGTACGGAACCAACGCGTGGAAAGTCTACAACGA TAACTTGGCCTTCATGATTGAGATTGCTCAGAAGGAACTCCAGAAATTCAG GAAGCAAATTCAAGATCTTAACTGGCAGCGTAAGAACGATCAGTTAGCCGGAGGAGCCAAACTGCGAGAGCTGGAGTCAAA CTGGGTGTCTCTGGTCAGTAAGAACTTTGAGATTGAGCGTGCCATCGTACAGCTGGAGAACGAAGTGACGCAGCtcaggcagcagcagggggaCGAGAACAAGGAGAACATCCGACAGGACTTCTAG